A genomic segment from Flavobacteriales bacterium encodes:
- a CDS encoding DUF4290 domain-containing protein: MYMELEYNTSRNRLVISEYGRHIQKLVEHAMTLKNRDERQKMANGIIDIMGELNPQLRDVVDFKHKLWDHLFYISNFELDVDSPYEKPVIEKLFEKPEPLNYPNSKIKYNHYGKVIELMIDEAVKMEDQELKSKLVIAIANQMKKSYVNWNLDTVEDEVILNQLSKLSKNKLSIPEGTELSKFAPNPKQQNPQAKKKKKNNRNNKNQHRN; this comes from the coding sequence ATATATATGGAATTAGAATATAACACTTCTAGAAATAGATTAGTCATTTCAGAATATGGCAGACATATTCAAAAATTGGTAGAACATGCCATGACTTTAAAAAATAGAGACGAAAGACAAAAAATGGCTAACGGCATTATTGATATTATGGGAGAATTAAACCCACAATTAAGAGATGTTGTAGATTTCAAACATAAATTATGGGATCACTTATTTTACATTTCAAACTTTGAACTTGATGTGGATTCACCTTACGAAAAACCAGTCATAGAAAAACTATTCGAAAAACCAGAACCACTAAATTATCCTAACAGTAAAATCAAGTACAATCATTATGGAAAAGTTATTGAACTAATGATTGATGAAGCTGTAAAAATGGAAGACCAAGAGCTAAAGAGTAAACTCGTCATTGCTATAGCTAATCAAATGAAAAAATCTTACGTAAATTGGAATTTAGATACTGTTGAAGATGAGGTCATTTTAAATCAATTGTCAAAACTTTCAAAAAATAAGCTTAGTATACCTGAAGGAACAGAGCTTTCAAAGTTTGCTCCAAATCCAAAACAACAAAACCCTCAAGCTAAGAAGAAAAAGAAAAACAACAGAAATAATAAAAACCAACACAGAAACTAA